Part of the Echeneis naucrates chromosome 1, fEcheNa1.1, whole genome shotgun sequence genome, TGTTCTGTGTTACACTCCACTGATCATTCCGGCGTAAACGTCTCCTGTCCATCACACTGTACTTTTTCCCCACGCTGGTGAATTTCCTCTTTTTGCCTGTGAGTTTCCTCTTTtgcactgctctctctctgttgctgcaCGGTGTAGTTCAATATGATTTTTGTGCCGCAGAGATCGCCCTCTGCCCCAACAACCATGACGTCCACATTTACAAGAAAGATGGGACCAAGTGGACCAAGATTCATGAGCTGAAGGAGCATAATGGGCAGGTGACAGGTGAGACACGTGCTCAGAAGTGACCTGTCACAGCTTTGATGCCAATCGCccacaaacaaatacaagctACAGATAGGGCAGGTCTTTCCCCTCTTATGTCACAAGAAACATTGTCAGTTGAATTCATCTTCTTAAACTTATAGTGTCCCCTGCCAATGAATCTATTAAACAAAGAGGAggatttattatatattttgtaaataCTCATTTTAGCTTCTTTACCAGAATTAAAAAATAGACACCATCTCATGTCTGTATTTGCATATGAAGCTGTTACCAGCATCTGAGGTTGGCACAAAGTttgaagagaaggaaacagcTGGCAAGTAGCGGATCTGAAGCTTATCAAAGACCAcataataaacaacaaaacatctgttttaACAGGACCaataatgaaacatgaaatcaagttaaatgaactgaataaaTTTAATCCAGCATAACGAGTGttaatgatataaataaatcagacaatGGGCGTGTTTACTCAAACTGCTGCTTTGAATATATGTGTACATCACAGGGTAAGgacaaagataaaatattaagAGTTTCTTTATCCTGCAGGTATTGACTGGGCTCCAGACAGTAACCGTATCGTTACTTGCGGAGCAGACCGTAACGCCTACGTGTGGACCCTTAAAGAGGGCTCCTGGAAGCCCACCCTGGTCATCCTCAGGATCAATCGTGCAGCTCGCTGCGTGAAATGGTCACCAAAGGAGAACAAGTTTGCCGTCGGCAGCGGCTCTCGCCTCATCTCCATCTGCTACTTTGAGCAGGAAAACGACTGGTGAGGTTTTAAAGGACGACCTCTTCTCCCCCGTGTGTGTATGAAAGACTGCCGGTTTGAGAGAAACTAACGTGCTGTGTGCTTTCTTACAGGTGGGTGTGTAAGCACATCAAGAAGCCAATCCGTTCCACCATCCTCAGTTTGGACTGGCACCCCAATAATGTCCTTCTGGCTGCTGGATCCTGCGACTTCAAATGCAGGTATCAAAACAAGCAAAGAGGTTTCCcacattatttattatattttatcacGATGCAGCCCCAGACATTTCCTGTGCTCATGTACTTAATGTAGAAActgtaataatttaaaatataatcagaaatataaagtgaatttattgtttatttatttacttctcaGTATTTAACAATCACGGTAATCATACATAAGTTCTTGCTCACATCCCAACCCCTCTCTCTTGCAGGGTGTTTTCAGCCTACATtaaggaggtggaggaaaagcCCGGTCCCACTCCCTGGGGCAGCAAGATGCCGTTTGGGGAGATGCTGTTTGAATCTGGAGGGTCTGGAGCTGTAGGTCAGAGTTCAGGAGGAGGCGGCGGCTGGGTGCACAGCGTGTGCTTCTCACACTCCGGCAACCGCCTGGCCTGGACCTCCCACGACTCCACGGTGTCTGTCGCAGAGGGAGGCAAGACCGGCACGTAAGAGAGGGTGTACCTGTGTCTCcccgtgtttgtgtgcgtgttatCTACGCACACTGACCTTTGCTGTGACTTTCACAGGGTGACCAGTCTGAGCTCAGAGAcacttcctcttctgtgtgtcACCTTCATTACTGAGAGCAGCATAGTAGCAGCTGTGAGTATTAACTATTAATCCTTTATTCCGAACAAATCACTGCATTTCATCTGTTTGGCTCCTCAGTCAGGACCAGTCACTGCTGAAAAACActataagagaaaaaaaatttggCCTCATGCCTGTACTTATATTCGTATTTAATCTGATCAATTGCTGCTAATAAGGCTAAATTAgggaaaaaataagagaaaatagGGGCAAAACTCCACTCAGCAGTTTTtatcacatacatttaaaaGAACATAAAGTTAAGTAAGCTTGACCCAGGGTTCAGAAAGTTAAATTTGAAGTGAGAGTACTGTTTTCGCTTAACAGTGGCCTCTGTGGCCACACCTGCCCATTACAAGATGACACCAGACTGAGTCAGTAGCCTGAGGACGTTAAAAGGGCTTCCTCGTTGAAGTTAACATCGCTATCTAAATGATTGCAATGTCTGTGGATCAAATTTGTGGTATGTAATCCTCCATCATTTTCCCCCTCATCTCCAGCCAGCCGTTTACTGTAAAACAAGAAACATATTTGTCATGGTAATGTGTAAAATGAATTAACTTTATTTGTCAGTATCATAAAGAAGTCAGCATGTAGTCTCAGTGATGTTCATCACAGAGCAGTGATTTCTGCCAACATTAGCATCAGCTACAGTCAAAATCATTTGGAAGATCTGACACATTGCAGGTTTGAGTTTCTGAGTTTTTGTCCGACAACTAGCTAAGTGCGACATAGTTGTTTCTTCAGCTCCACCCGATTGtatcctcatctctctctgtggttCTTCCTTCAGGGCCATGACTGTTACCCGGTGCTGTTTGTGTACGACAGTGCCAAGGGCAGCTTGACATTTGGCGGCAAGCTGGATGTTCCCAAGCAGGCAGCCCAAAAGGGCATCAGTGCCAGGGAACGTTTCCAGAACCTGGACCGCCGGGCCTCTGAGACCCAGAGTACTGAAAAGGACCTGAACACGCTGCACAAGAACAGCATCAGgtaaagagaagaaagaggtgGCCTGAGTGAGTTAAGACTGGAGTGATGCATCTTCTTCAGTTttttaagaggaaaaagaaaaatttgtgCTTCTTTTTGGATCCTCATATGTTTGTACACAATGTTTGAGTTGTCTCAAACTGTATTTCAGTCAAATCTCCGTAatggaaggaggaagaaacCAGTGCACCAAATTCTGCACCACTGgtatggatggagggatgggcATCTGGGACGTCAAGgtaacaaacacactgcagacatTGATGTGCTTATTTTTACAGACAAAGTTTAGACCTATTTTTGAatatctctctttctttatttcagacTCTGGAGTCTGCAATGAAGAACCTGAAGATAGTCTGAAATGGAGATGACATTAAACCAGCTTCAGTATAGTAACCTCTGGAGATATGAAGGAAATCACACAAAGCTTATTGGCCATATTTTAACCAGGCATCTTTCTATATACGAGTTAAATGATCAGACTCAGGTTGGACACTGATTGTCATCCCTCTGGAGCTCTTTGCTGACCCTGTCAAAGTCAAAGCTGTTTACAGAGGGACTGACTGCAGGTCTGCAAATGGTACTTAATGAGTTAGATCAGTTATAGTCGCAGACAGTTCAGTCTGAGCTGAATGCTTGAAGCAGAAATTTTATATTAATCATGAAATGCTGCAGTTCATGTTTAAAGCTTATGCTGGTCATAATATGCATTTAATAAATGATTGCTGTTACAGTACTCAACAAAGTTTGGTTTATTAGAGGTAGATTCTGGAGTGTGTGCGTTTTTCGTTATAAACCCACCTCTAATGCTCGACACCATAATGTAGGTTTAAATGGCTGTTGTAGGGTCAGTTCAGCTGTGGCGGTTTCAGTGAGCGGCTAATGAGCGTTTAATGTCGAAACAGTCCTCTCATAGTCTCCACTGAACTTCCACTTACTTTCTTGCTGTGGAGTTTTTGCACCAGTTCCCCCTGTTTTCAGCTGAAGATGCTCAAATCTGCTTCTGAGGATCTTCTCAAAAGTTGAGCTTTgcgttgggaaaaaaaatcacacagcttTTCAAAGTCATGCCGAGTTTGAACATCTGTggttaaaaagcaaaaatacaatacagcaaaaatacatttattaagttCAGACACCTGGTTTGGATAGTTCTTTACAATAATCTTCAAATAGTACACAACAAGTGTAGCAACAAG contains:
- the arpc1b gene encoding actin-related protein 2/3 complex subunit 1B — encoded protein: MAYHSFLLEPISCHAWNKDRTQIALCPNNHDVHIYKKDGTKWTKIHELKEHNGQVTGIDWAPDSNRIVTCGADRNAYVWTLKEGSWKPTLVILRINRAARCVKWSPKENKFAVGSGSRLISICYFEQENDWWVCKHIKKPIRSTILSLDWHPNNVLLAAGSCDFKCRVFSAYIKEVEEKPGPTPWGSKMPFGEMLFESGGSGAVGQSSGGGGGWVHSVCFSHSGNRLAWTSHDSTVSVAEGGKTGTVTSLSSETLPLLCVTFITESSIVAAGHDCYPVLFVYDSAKGSLTFGGKLDVPKQAAQKGISARERFQNLDRRASETQSTEKDLNTLHKNSISQISVMEGGRNQCTKFCTTGMDGGMGIWDVKTLESAMKNLKIV